In Heyndrickxia vini, the sequence ACTATTATTAATGGAGTAATTTGTAACCTCTGTTATATTTCCATTTGGAAGAATATGTACTTCCCCTGTCCAGCTTTTTATCTTTGTAGTACGCAGTCCAATTTCATCAACGGTCCCCACAAACTTTCCAACACCTACATAATCGCCAACCGAAAACTGATCCTCAAAAATAATAAAGAAACCGGAGATAATGTCCCGCACCAGACTTTGAGCTCCAAATCCAACAGCTAATCCAACAATACCCGCTCCTGCAAGCAGACCTTTTACATCTATATTTAATGAAGAAAGAATTGTAATTAAAGCAATAAAATAGATTAGATAGGTTAAAACATTTTCTAAAAGCTTTAACAGCGTATTCTCTCTTCGTTCTGATACTCGTAAAGGGGATTTCGCCCGTACTTTAAACACATTTCGTATCGTTGCTCTTCCAATTCTAATTATAATGGATGCAACAATTAGAATAATAAATATTTTTAGAACCAATTCTCCTAAATGTATCCACAATTCTCGATCGAACAACTCACCCGCAATTTTTTCAGTGGACTTTTCTAAAGAATTCAATTAAAACACCAACCTAAAAAGGATTCAATTCTAAAAAAATAGCATAAAAAGACATGCAAATAAACTAATTATCATCAATAATTTTTTATTTTCCCCAAAACCACTTCCTTTATGTATAGAAAAATACTTTCCTCCGTATACTGTTAATACTATTAACGAGGAGTGGGCGAAATGAATCTAGGGAAAAGGTTTTTTGAACAGAAGGTTGATGAAAGAAAGATCCCTCATGATGAACTGGCAGCAAAAGAAATCATTTCTTCACAAATTTTATCGATGCTTCCGATAAAAGACGATCAGCCTATCATCATTGTCTGTATTGGAACAGATCGTTCAACTGGTGATTCATTAGGACCGCTTACCGGAACATTTCTTCAAGAAAAAGGTCCATCGGTATTCTCGGTTTATGGTACGTTAGATGACCCTATACATGCAGTCAATTTAGAGGAGAAATTAAAAGCCATCCATGGAATGCATGAAAATCCATTCATTATTGCTATCGATGCATGTCTTGGAAAACTGAAAAGTGTTGGAATGATTCAAATTATGGATGGACCTGTAAAACCTGGTGCGGGTGTCAAAAAGGAATTACCAAGCGTCGGAGATATGCATATTACCGGAATCGTTAATGTTAGTGGTTTTATGGAATTCTTTGTTTTGCAAAATACTCGACTAAATTTAGTGGTCAAAATGGCTAAAACAATTGCAGGTGGCATCTATCGTGCAAGCCGCGCATACCAACATCCTCAAATACATGAGTTAGATTGGGATAATAATCAGGAACGGACAATCTGACATATCAGGGAAAGTTTAAGCTTTCCCTTGTATCCCAGAGATAAATGCAGATTCTGACAGCTTTTATTTACAATACTTCTATCCATAAGCAACAAATTTAAGAAAAGAGATTCTTATAAAAATAAATAACTGAAACAATAATTGCCACTACTAAAATTCCTGGAAGCAAATTTGCCACTCGAATCTTCGTTATTCCCGCAATATTTAAACCTATTGCAACGATCATTATCCCTCCAGTAGAAGTCATTTCAACAATAAATGAATTCATAAGTGAATCGGGTATAATTCGATCAATTTGCGTAGCAAAAATAGCTATTAACCCCTGATAAAGAAATACTGGAATGGCGGAAAAAATGACCCCGATTCCTAAAGTGGTGGTCAAAATTAACGCTGTAAATCCATCAATAATTGCCTTTGTATATAAAACATTATGATCTCCACGTATCCCGCTATCCAAGGCACCAATAATTGCCATAGCCCCAATGACAAATATTAGTGTTGCAGTAACAAAACCTTCGGAAATATTTCCTTGTCCATTCGAACCAACCCTTTTTTCCAGCCAGTTTCCAAGTTGATTTAATTTCTCCTCTATCATCATAAGTTCACCGATGACAGCTCCAAATACTAAACTCAAAATAACAATCAAAAAGTTTTCGCTTTTTAACCCCATTTGCAATCCCAAAACAATAACTGCAAGTCCAATAGCGTACATAACAGTTCCTTTTACTCTTTCGGGAATTTTATGTAGAAGTTTCCCAAACAATGATCCGATAACGATACAAACTCCATTTACAATAGTTCCTAAAAGTACCATAAATCCACCTGCCATATGAAAAAATAAACCATCTACATAGATGGCCTATCAATCGTTATTTTTATCTAGTAGTTCTAATATTCGTTCCAAATCTTCATCAGAGAAAAACTCAATTTCTATTCTACCTTTTTTCTTTGATTTCTTAATTGATACTGTCGTACCGAACCTTTCCCGTAAAACACCTTCAGTCTCGCGGATGAATACATTTTTTTCCTCTTTTGGTTTTTTTGTTTCACGTGGAACATTATCATTTAACTGCTGTACCAATTTTTCTAGTTGACGAACATTTAGTCCATCATTTATTACCTTTTCAACTACCGCTAAAAGTTTATCCTTTTTCTTAAGGCCTAAAAGGGCACGCCCATGACCCATAGAAATTTCCCCATCCGTGATAAGTGTTTGGATTTTGTTGGGTAATGCAAGTAATCTCAAGTGGTTCGCGATATGTGGCCGGCTTTTACCAAGCCGCTTTGATAACTCTTCTTGCGTTAATTTTAGTTTTTCCATTAACATGTGGTACGCATTTGCTTCCTCAATAGGGGATAAATCCTCCCGTTGTAAATTCTCAAGGACAGCAAGTTCCATCATTTGTTGTTCAGTTAAATCACGAATAACAACAGGCACTGTTTGAAGTTTTGCTTCTTTCGCCGCACGAAAACGCCTTTCTCCTACAACTATTTCATACCCTTTTATACTTTTGCGAACGATAATAGGCTGCAGGATTCCATGCTGTAGAATTGAATCTTTTAATTCCTCAATCGCTTCAGGCTGAAATACTTTTCGTGGTTGATAAGGATTCGGTCTTATTTCCTTTAGCTTAATCTCTTGCACAGAATCATCTTTATTTACATCAACATTAGCGAATAATGCATTAATACCCTTTCCAAGTCCTTTAGCCATTCATAGCCACTTCCTTTGCTAAATCTAAATAGACCTCAGCCCCTCTGGATTTAGAATCATAAATAATAATCGGTTCCCCATGGCTAGGTGCTTCACTTAATCGAACATTACGAGGAATAATAGTCCGATAGACTTTATCTTGGAAATACTTTTTTACTTCTTCAATAACTTGGATGCCTAAATTCGTTCGAGCGTCCAACATTGTTAGGAGTACCCCTTCTATTTTCAACTCTTGATTTAGATGTTTCTGAACTAAACGTACTGTGCTTAGTAACTGACTTAATCCCTCTAATGCGTAGTACTCACATTGAACCGGAATTAACACGGCATCCGAAGCGGTTAGCGCATTCAGAGTTAATAACCCTAAAGACGGGGGACAATCAATTAGAATATAATCATAATCATCCTTTACTGTCGCCAATGCGCGTTTTAGTCGTACTTCTCGAGAAATAGTTGGTACTAGCTCTATTTCCGCCCCAGCTAATTGGATTGTTGCGGGAACTGAATCTAATCTTTCTACTCCCGTAGCTTTAATTACTTCTTTTATATCAATATCATCAACCAGAACATCATAAATACACTGCTGGACATCACCTTTATCAATACCTGCTCCACTAGTTGCATTCCCTTGTGGGTCTATATCAACTAATAGCACTTTTTTTCCAATATGTGCTAAGCAGGCACCCAAGTTTACTGATGTAGTCGTTTTACCGACTCCACCTTTTTGGTTGGCAATTGAAATAATTTTGCCCAAGCGTGTCACCTACTTTCAACTTCCTATTAAATTGGCAATCATATTATCTATTTTAGCAAAATTTCATATAGAAGGTTTAGTTTTATGTAAAAAAAAAGAGAAACTTAAAAAAACAAGCTTCTCTTAATCTAGTTATTTATTATTTTTTCGGAATCTTAATCGTAATTTGATAGTATTCATCAAACTCTTCTTCTTCTGAGTTTAGTTTGATTCCATTATCCTCGACCATTGTCAAAGATTGCCTAATAGTATTAACAGCGATTCTCATATCTTTACTAAATGCCTGACGACGTGGTTTTTGTTTCCGTTCCTTTTTATTTAATAATCGCTCAACATATTCTTCTGTCTGCTTTACATTTAAATTTCTTTCAATAATGTTCGCTAAGAGAGTAATCTGCTTTTCCGGATCTTTTAATGGAATTAAGGCACGAGCATGGCGTTCAGAAATCAACTTTTGCAATAATGCATCTTGAACTTCTTGAGGAAGTTTTAATAATCGCAGTTTATTGGCAACCGTAGATTGCCCTTTTCCTAAACGTTGTGCTAACGCCTCTTGAGTTAAGTTATGTAATTCCAAAAGTTTCCCGTAAGCAATCGCCTCTTCAATTGGTGAAAGTTCTTCTCGTTGTAAATTCTCTATTAAAGCGACTGAAGCTGTCTCTGTATCATTTAAATTTTTTATTATTGCTGGAACAGTTTCCCATTCAAGCAATTGCATAGCCCTATATCTTCGCTCACCAGCAATGATTTCAAATTGACCGGAACTATATTCACGAACAACAATTGGCTGAATGATACCATGGGTATGTATGGTGCGCGCTAATTCTTCAATTTTATCCTCATCAAATACTGTTCTTGGTTGAAAACGATTGGGTACTATGCAAGAAATAGGAATCTTCCTAACTTCTTCATTTTCATTTACTATTTCTCTTTCCGACTCTTCCACCTTTTCGCCCACACCAAAAAAACGAGAGAAAGGATGCTTCATCGACTGACACCACCTTTAAGAGACTCCCTATCTACCTACTCTTTATTATAAGACAAGTTCCTGCATTTTCGTTGGTTAATTTTCGAGTTTTTCTTACACGTTTAAACAAAAAATATTAAGTAAATCAAATTTTACGTAGAAAATCCGCAAATAAACAAGAAGATTCAATTATTGTGACAATTAACTTTTTCATTATTTCTTCATTCTAATGGCATTTTATTTGGTGTTCCCGGTTTTCGAGGATATTTTTTAGGTGTTTGTTTGTTTTTCTTAATAACAATAATATTTCGTTCGCTTTCTTCATATGGCAATGTAAAAGAGTATGTGTTCTCCACATCTGCGCCAAGTAAGCGGATTGCCTTATTCGCGCTTGTTAACTCTTCCTTTGCATTTGCTGCCTTCATAGCGATAAACATCCCTCCTTGTTTTACAAGAGGAATACATAATTCACTAAGTACCGACATTCTAGCCACAGCCCTAGCTGTTACAATATCATACTTTTCCCTGTGTTCCGTCCTTTTTCCAAAAGTTTCAGCACGGTCATGATAAAAGAAAGTTCCTTCTAATTCCAACTCTTTTGCAAGATGCTCTAAAAAAGTAATTCGCTTTTGAAGCGAGTCAACAATTGATACTTGTAACTCCGGGAAACAAATTTTCAAAGGAATACTTGGAAATCCAGCCCCAGCTCCTACATCACAAATATGATAAGGCTTGTTTAAATCAACATAAAAGGAAGCGGTAATAGAATCAAAAAAATGTTTT encodes:
- a CDS encoding mechanosensitive ion channel family protein; translation: MNSLEKSTEKIAGELFDRELWIHLGELVLKIFIILIVASIIIRIGRATIRNVFKVRAKSPLRVSERRENTLLKLLENVLTYLIYFIALITILSSLNIDVKGLLAGAGIVGLAVGFGAQSLVRDIISGFFIIFEDQFSVGDYVGVGKFVGTVDEIGLRTTKIKSWTGEVHILPNGNITEVTNYSINNSISVVDINIPYEQNIERAEEIIEELLEGLQDKYEEIINKPELLGVQKLGTSDIQLRIIAETVPMMHWYIARAIRKEVKQTLDQHGIHAPFPKLVMYSRNNEELRGDN
- the yyaC gene encoding spore protease YyaC; protein product: MNLGKRFFEQKVDERKIPHDELAAKEIISSQILSMLPIKDDQPIIIVCIGTDRSTGDSLGPLTGTFLQEKGPSVFSVYGTLDDPIHAVNLEEKLKAIHGMHENPFIIAIDACLGKLKSVGMIQIMDGPVKPGAGVKKELPSVGDMHITGIVNVSGFMEFFVLQNTRLNLVVKMAKTIAGGIYRASRAYQHPQIHELDWDNNQERTI
- a CDS encoding DUF554 domain-containing protein, with amino-acid sequence MVLLGTIVNGVCIVIGSLFGKLLHKIPERVKGTVMYAIGLAVIVLGLQMGLKSENFLIVILSLVFGAVIGELMMIEEKLNQLGNWLEKRVGSNGQGNISEGFVTATLIFVIGAMAIIGALDSGIRGDHNVLYTKAIIDGFTALILTTTLGIGVIFSAIPVFLYQGLIAIFATQIDRIIPDSLMNSFIVEMTSTGGIMIVAIGLNIAGITKIRVANLLPGILVVAIIVSVIYFYKNLFS
- a CDS encoding ParB/RepB/Spo0J family partition protein, which translates into the protein MAKGLGKGINALFANVDVNKDDSVQEIKLKEIRPNPYQPRKVFQPEAIEELKDSILQHGILQPIIVRKSIKGYEIVVGERRFRAAKEAKLQTVPVVIRDLTEQQMMELAVLENLQREDLSPIEEANAYHMLMEKLKLTQEELSKRLGKSRPHIANHLRLLALPNKIQTLITDGEISMGHGRALLGLKKKDKLLAVVEKVINDGLNVRQLEKLVQQLNDNVPRETKKPKEEKNVFIRETEGVLRERFGTTVSIKKSKKKGRIEIEFFSDEDLERILELLDKNND
- a CDS encoding ParA family protein; translation: MGKIISIANQKGGVGKTTTSVNLGACLAHIGKKVLLVDIDPQGNATSGAGIDKGDVQQCIYDVLVDDIDIKEVIKATGVERLDSVPATIQLAGAEIELVPTISREVRLKRALATVKDDYDYILIDCPPSLGLLTLNALTASDAVLIPVQCEYYALEGLSQLLSTVRLVQKHLNQELKIEGVLLTMLDARTNLGIQVIEEVKKYFQDKVYRTIIPRNVRLSEAPSHGEPIIIYDSKSRGAEVYLDLAKEVAMNG
- the noc gene encoding nucleoid occlusion protein, which produces MKHPFSRFFGVGEKVEESEREIVNENEEVRKIPISCIVPNRFQPRTVFDEDKIEELARTIHTHGIIQPIVVREYSSGQFEIIAGERRYRAMQLLEWETVPAIIKNLNDTETASVALIENLQREELSPIEEAIAYGKLLELHNLTQEALAQRLGKGQSTVANKLRLLKLPQEVQDALLQKLISERHARALIPLKDPEKQITLLANIIERNLNVKQTEEYVERLLNKKERKQKPRRQAFSKDMRIAVNTIRQSLTMVEDNGIKLNSEEEEFDEYYQITIKIPKK
- the rsmG gene encoding 16S rRNA (guanine(527)-N(7))-methyltransferase RsmG, giving the protein MNIEQFTTLLEEKGISLSSKQLQQFNRYFELLVEWNEKMNLTAITEKSDVYLKHFFDSITASFYVDLNKPYHICDVGAGAGFPSIPLKICFPELQVSIVDSLQKRITFLEHLAKELELEGTFFYHDRAETFGKRTEHREKYDIVTARAVARMSVLSELCIPLVKQGGMFIAMKAANAKEELTSANKAIRLLGADVENTYSFTLPYEESERNIIVIKKNKQTPKKYPRKPGTPNKMPLE